A genome region from Glutamicibacter arilaitensis Re117 includes the following:
- a CDS encoding ISL3-like element ISAar19 family transposase: MLNPTFTAPDLTTFTNLDGLGLTAIGQHLSAAKAEILCHVTNPIPWCQTCGAAGIPRDTVTRRLAHEPLGWRPTVLVIKHRRYRCANCQRVWREELSQAVAPRQKISRTGLRWALVGLVCHHLSVSRIAEGLGVTWNTANEAVLAEGQRLLIDDPTRFDGVKVLGVDEHVWRHTRTGDKYVTVIVDLTAVRDGTGTARLIDMVPGRSKAVFKTWLADQEEQWKQGIEVVAMDGFTGFKTAAVEELPHAVEVLDPFHVVKLGSEALDQTRQRIQREQHGRRGRKDDPLYKCRRTLTTGLSLATEKQKTKLEDLFKEPEYEPVQLVWSVYQKMVDAYRQPKPEVGRWALEQLINEVGTKVPKGLPELKKLGGTLRRRKTDILAYFDHIGSSNGPTEALNGRLEHLRGIALGFKNLAHYIARSLLETGGFRRRLHPQS, encoded by the coding sequence TTGCTCAATCCTACCTTCACCGCACCAGACCTCACCACTTTCACCAATCTTGACGGCTTGGGACTGACCGCAATCGGGCAACACCTGAGCGCAGCGAAAGCCGAAATCCTCTGCCACGTCACCAACCCGATCCCTTGGTGCCAAACCTGCGGAGCAGCAGGCATTCCACGCGATACCGTCACCCGCCGCCTCGCCCACGAACCATTGGGCTGGCGTCCCACTGTCCTAGTCATCAAACACCGCCGCTACCGTTGCGCCAATTGCCAACGAGTCTGGCGTGAAGAGCTGTCCCAAGCAGTAGCGCCACGCCAGAAAATCAGCAGGACCGGGCTACGCTGGGCGCTGGTTGGACTGGTCTGCCACCACTTGTCAGTCTCCCGAATTGCCGAAGGCCTCGGCGTCACCTGGAATACCGCCAATGAGGCTGTGCTGGCTGAAGGTCAACGCTTACTGATTGATGATCCAACCCGCTTCGACGGGGTCAAAGTGCTGGGAGTCGATGAACATGTTTGGCGGCATACCCGAACCGGCGACAAATACGTCACCGTGATTGTGGACCTCACCGCGGTGCGTGACGGCACCGGTACCGCACGACTGATCGACATGGTCCCTGGAAGATCCAAAGCTGTATTCAAAACCTGGCTGGCTGATCAAGAAGAACAATGGAAACAGGGCATTGAAGTCGTCGCAATGGACGGTTTCACCGGCTTCAAAACAGCTGCCGTCGAGGAGCTACCCCACGCGGTGGAGGTGTTGGATCCATTCCATGTAGTCAAACTAGGTTCCGAGGCGCTGGACCAGACCCGGCAACGGATTCAACGTGAGCAACATGGGCGTCGAGGACGCAAGGATGACCCGCTTTACAAGTGCAGGCGAACGCTGACCACGGGACTATCCTTGGCTACGGAAAAGCAGAAGACCAAGCTTGAAGACCTGTTCAAGGAGCCGGAGTATGAGCCGGTTCAATTGGTCTGGAGCGTGTATCAGAAGATGGTGGATGCCTACCGGCAACCGAAGCCCGAGGTCGGACGGTGGGCCTTGGAGCAACTGATCAACGAAGTTGGCACGAAGGTACCGAAAGGGTTGCCGGAGCTGAAAAAGCTCGGCGGCACCCTGCGCAGGAGGAAGACGGACATTCTCGCGTACTTTGATCATATTGGTAGTTCGAATGGTCCTACCGAGGCTTTGAATGGCAGGTTGGAGCATCTGCGAGGTATCGCGTTGGGGTTCAAGAATCTGGCGCACTATATCGCCCGGTCGTTGTTGGAGACCGGTGGGTTTAGACGGCGTTTACACCCTCAATCCTGA